GGTAAAAGTGACAGAGGTGGACCTGGCACGCAAGCGCATTGCATTAAGTATGAAAATGTAATCTTTCCGGGTACGAAGCCCGGAAAGGTTACTATTATAAAATATGCTTATGCTCTTCTTCGAGCAATCGCTTGATATGTTTGGAAATATTCATCCAGTTTTCCTCGGCTTTGATGACAGCTTCGTCGGAGTCGAGGTTGTCTTGTGTGATGGTCAGCGTAGTCTCATCGTCGTATTCGGACACGTGGTATGTCACATGCATATAATTGTCTTCAAAATCCTCTGTACCGGAAAGCGGGCTCCAGTAGGAGTAGCTCAGTACCCGCTCCGGGATAATTTCCAGAATTGTTCCTTTGTCGACATAAGATTTGCCTTCCCATTCACCAGTGAAAGTGATAGGACTTCCAACCTGCCAATCTGAATACACTTCTGCGCCGTACATATATTTCCTGACAATTTCGGGATCAATCAATGCCTTCCAGACCTCTGACGGACTAGCGTAAATGGACATTGACGTGGTTGCGATGAGTTTTCTGTTCATTGTTGCTCAGATTTTGGTCATGCCTTGAATGGGCTAAAATCATGCCAGGTGTACGGGCTGCGCTGGCCTGAATATTGATATAAATCAGCAAACCTTTATCTCATATGCAGGAGTTGTACTTCACACAAAAATTACCAGTTTCGCTGGATGAAGCCTGGGATTTTTTCTCTAATCCCGCCAATCTGAAAGACATTACGCCCGCTCACATGGGTTTTACAGTCACATCCAAGTACCACGGCGAGAAAATGTATGCCGGACAAATCATCAGATATATTGTTAAACCGGTTCTGGGTATTCCGTTAAAATGGTGCACTGAGATTACGCATGTAGTTGATAGACAATACTTTGTAGACGAGCAGCGCTTTGGGCCTTATTCTTTCTGGCACCACCAGCACCATTTCACCGAAACCGCGGATGGGGTAATAATGGAAGATATTTTGAATTACAAAGTTCCCTTCGGATTTGTAGGGGACTGGGTAAATACATTGTTTGTAAAAAATGAAGTAACCAAAATATTTACCTACCGGCGTAAAATACTGACCGAAATGTTTGGTGACTAAAAGTTGTACTGCACCCGGCAAGTGAAGACATCGTCGGGTACATCGTTTTCAAACCCCGTCAAAACCGACTTTTCATTTCTGACAATATCGTAGTAGAAAGTAAATTTGAGCGACTCATTCGCGATGTAGACATAGCCCATCCCGAACGTGTCATAGCGCAAATCCGCATTGCTGAAACCTTCCGAAGCTTTGATCTGCCCGCCGGTCACCCGTGTATTCGGGTCGTACCAATCATATTTAAAGAGTACCTGATGTTCGGGGCAGCCCAGATGTTGCAGGAAATAGAAGTATGCGCCGGCGAAATTGCGTGCATAAAGCGGGCTCTTGATACCGTTGCTCGCCGGGTAAGCGCCGGGTGTTTCGCTGCTGGCAAAAGTGCCGGTTTGTCTGCCGCGGATATATTCGGCACGCAACTCCGTTTCACCTTTTCTGTTTGGAAAACTGATCTGAAAATCGGCTCCTGCGTAATTTCTGGGAGATTTTTTACCCAGGTTACGTGCAGACGAATCCCGGAGCATGACATATTCGCTGCCTTTATTTTGAGTTGAATAGAAAACTTCTGACTGATGCGTGATGCCGCCCAGGTAATGTGAAATCGCAGCAGAAACGGTAGCCCCGCCCAACGCACGCACTTTGTTTGGCTTGAAGCTCAGGCGACTAATCACATCTTTATGGCTGTCGTAATCGACAGGGCCGGCCATTCCCTGACCATTGAACACGCCAACGTCGACTTTGACTTTTTGCCACCATAGGTCATTTTGACGACTCGTTACAGTAAGCATGGCTCCGATATCCCGCTCCGTTTTCATAAGCAGCTGCGACATTCGTCCCCTTTCCGGGCTTTCGCGGTTCGCAGACGAGAGATTGACCTCATGACCAAACGGACGGGCGAACATCCCGGTAGTCAGTGCAAAAATGCGGAATTTGTTTTCATAAAACCGGCCCCAGAAGTCGCGGATTGCAACGCCCCGCTCGGTGCCGTCGAATTGAAATACAAAGTAAGACGTGGGATCATTGTTTTTATTCAGGTGAGCATAGTCAACCCTTAGCCGGCCTCTTCGGAGCATGAAACGGTTATTCGAAGCGGCGCTGAAATTACCACCGGCAAAAGTTTCTGCTCCTTTTCTTGAAATGACCTGAAATTGCGGCTGAATATAACCGCTAATCCTGACCCGATTATACCGTTCATATATCGAGAGCATTCCTTTGCCCATTTGATTGGTGGTGTCAACCAGGTCCATTAAGAACCGTTGAGAAAAGCCCTGAGAGGCCGTCAGGAAAAAAATGGCCACGGTTAAACCGGCATAGCGGAGTTTCATCAAGCTGATTATTGGTGTCTGAACCTGCAAAGAACCTGAATTTCCAGCAAATATGTTGTCTTAATCTGGCTTAGTTTTCGATATGACATGCATTTGCAACTATGCGGCTGGCGCATTGTTTTCGGCTTCGCTGGAACAGGATGTTGGAAAGAGCAAGGGGATATTAAGTAAATAACTGTTTGTCAGCGTGTTGCGGTAGTTACAGTTACATCTTTTGCGTTTTATTAGTATTATAATAATAAAAAGTATTAAACAAAATATACTTTTTTAATGTATCATAAATTCAATTCATTATTAATATATTTTTCATATAGATAGTTTGTAACTTTTTAAAAGTTTATACCGATAATAAAGTATTATTTGAATTGTTTACGCAGTACTTTAATTTAGGGTGGTATTAATTTGAAATATGATTAGTATCCAACTGTAAAGCGTTCCTTAATGTGGTTAGATTGTTCGATTTCATCGACGATCGCTACGGCCAGGTCTTCCACAGAGATAGTGCTGTGACCAGCTTCGTTAAAGACAGGCTTGTTCAAATCTGTCCGATAGTGCCCTGTCCTCGTTCCCGAAGTACCTGGATTCATTTCGATGGCGGGACTTAGATAGGTCCAGTCGAGCTCAGTTTCCTGTTTGATGATTTCAAGATACTCGCGCGCTGCGCTGGCTCCGGGCTTAAATGCTTCGGGGAATTTGGGAGTGTCTATCAATTGAACGCCGGGTTTTATTTCCAGGCTGCCTGCACCACCGATTACCAACAGTCTTGTAACCCCTGAGGCCTTAACGCCCTCCTGGATAGAACGCGACCCATCCAGGAATTCTGTGTAAATGTTCGGGTTTGTCCAGCCAGGATTATATGCGCTGATGACAGCGTCTGTACCCGTCACCGCAGCAGCTACTTCCGACGATTCCAGGACATTTACTGACAGCGGTATCACCAGATTGTTGTCCGTCGGAATCCTGGATATGTTCCGGACAATAGCGACTACTTCGTGATTGCGCGCTGTCAACTCTTGTAAAATGTGTGAACCCACAAATCCTGTGGCTCCGATTAATGCGATTTTCATATTGCGTTGTTTGGTTTATTTGGGGAGACGGGGGGAAAGGGAGGAAGGGAGGAAAGGGGTCGTACGGTAGCTTTGATTTAAATTGTGTGTCATTTATTGCTGATAATCAGATATTTACAAAATTCACTATTTACACATTTGATACTTTTAGTAAGTATATTATTTATTTAGAATATAATACATTAAGACTGTAAATTACAGTATTATATGTATTTGATGTTTAAACCTAATTATACGTTTAATTTGTTCATTATGTGCCGTATTTTTTAATCGGTTTAAAAGAAAGGTACATATCAATTCATTCAATTTTAATGCTACTTTTCCTGTTTTTAGAAAGTGTGAGAAGTACTATAAGGATGTTACTTTAAAATGGTTAAGCCGCCTTTGTAGGATCGTCTGGTATACTGGATTAAGTAGTAATAGTAGCCGCCCGATATGTCGGTAGGGCACCAGTCGTTTGGTCGGATGTTTGAGTAGTATACCTGCTTGCCCCAGCGGTTGTAAATAGTGATGTCTTTGAAACGATCATCGCATTTATCGCCTGGCAATTCCTGGAATACCAGGCAATCATTTTTTGAATCTCCATTTGGTGTGATCACATTAGGAATTTCGGGGAAAGGTTGTTCTTCGCTGTCTTTGACAATAATCCGGACAGTGGTAGTGTCGCTTGCGGCGGCGCAACTTTTGTCCTGGGTTATAAAATCCACCAGGAAAGTCTGCTCGGATTCTCCTGCGAGCAAAGTACATTCCGGACTCCACGAATAGGGTGAAGTGACCGTTTTTACGCCTGACTTGCCTTCAAAGATCATCCCAGCATCTTTCAGGTCGAAGCCGCGCCCTGCCGCCACCAGACTGATCAAATTGGTGTCGGGGTCTGTGCCGAAGACGTCAAAGGATATCGCTTCCGACGCGCCGATTAAATGCGTGATTTCCTGAACAGGCAGTGAGGTTTTCACAGCGGGCGGATTGTTGGGCGATTCGTCAACCACAAAGTATACCGGCCTGGAAACAGGCATTGGGTTCCCTTCGCAGCGCATATCCTCTACCTTGAAGTCAACAGCAAGTGTGTCGCCTTTTTTGGCCTGGCAGGGAGGCGTCCAGGTGAAATTCTGTTTGACATTTTCTGTCCCCGACGCTGCGGCGAAAGTCATTCCCATATCGTTCATATTAAAATCTCGACCGCGACCGGAAAGGGTGAGCTTGTCTTTGTCAGGGTCCTTTCCAAAAACAGTAAAGTTGATCGGAACACCGGCGGTAACATGTACATAGTCGGCGCCCAGTGAAGTAGTAACGGCAGGTGGGTTGTTACCCGAACTCTCGCGTCTGATAAATATACTCAGCGTATCGGTCAGCGGTATTGGGCAGCTTTCGTCTTCCGCAATGAGATCTATGCGTATCGGCCGGTTGTCATAAGTCACAAAGCAGTCTTCAAGGCAGACCTCGAATTTCAGCGTGTCATTTGCAATTGTCGTGCGAAATTCAGCGGGGAGAATCGAGAAATAATCTTTGGTGTTATTGACAGCACGTCCATTGACGCGCACCATCTGGTGAATGGTAGGGTCGGTTACGATCACTTCAAAACAGTTTGGATCGTCCTTTTTGATTGTAATGATCTCATTTTCATTGTACCAGGTCGTTTTTCCTTTTGGTTTGTATAAAAGCTTAGGAGGCTCCATTTTCGGGCAATCCACGACTTTTAATTGAAAATCCCTGGTGAGCGTACCGATTTTGACCCCGTTCCGATATTCATCAACCTGAACTGCGAATACATACAATCCGATGCTCCCCGCTGTAACGGTAAGCATTCCGGTAGAGCGGTTGACTTTGAGCGGGTCGGGACCGGGAATAATATTGGCGACTGTCACGCCATCGATCCAGCTCAGACGCGGGTAAGCGGATGATCCTCGTGCGGGAATGCTGGGGTTAGTCTTGTCTGAGTAGCCCTGCATGGGCGTGATGAGGCTATATACCAGGCTGTCGCCATCGGCATCGGTACCTCCGAAATCAAAGAAAAACGGTGAGTTAACGCAGGCATAGTCGCCTTTTATGGCCGGAAATAGGG
This Dyadobacter sp. UC 10 DNA region includes the following protein-coding sequences:
- a CDS encoding porin produces the protein MKLRYAGLTVAIFFLTASQGFSQRFLMDLVDTTNQMGKGMLSIYERYNRVRISGYIQPQFQVISRKGAETFAGGNFSAASNNRFMLRRGRLRVDYAHLNKNNDPTSYFVFQFDGTERGVAIRDFWGRFYENKFRIFALTTGMFARPFGHEVNLSSANRESPERGRMSQLLMKTERDIGAMLTVTSRQNDLWWQKVKVDVGVFNGQGMAGPVDYDSHKDVISRLSFKPNKVRALGGATVSAAISHYLGGITHQSEVFYSTQNKGSEYVMLRDSSARNLGKKSPRNYAGADFQISFPNRKGETELRAEYIRGRQTGTFASSETPGAYPASNGIKSPLYARNFAGAYFYFLQHLGCPEHQVLFKYDWYDPNTRVTGGQIKASEGFSNADLRYDTFGMGYVYIANESLKFTFYYDIVRNEKSVLTGFENDVPDDVFTCRVQYNF
- a CDS encoding SRPBCC family protein, whose translation is MQELYFTQKLPVSLDEAWDFFSNPANLKDITPAHMGFTVTSKYHGEKMYAGQIIRYIVKPVLGIPLKWCTEITHVVDRQYFVDEQRFGPYSFWHHQHHFTETADGVIMEDILNYKVPFGFVGDWVNTLFVKNEVTKIFTYRRKILTEMFGD
- a CDS encoding T9SS type B sorting domain-containing protein, which translates into the protein MKKRFIWSIILLFFFFQAKATHIVGGQLFITENKDSYYNYNIGLTMYFDALNGNPGAEDPAVVIYVFRKRDNAAIGWLEAPKIERKSVTYANPVCGISTLQTYMITYSSTLRLNPTDFDDPQGYYMVWDRCCRNGTITNIKNPGDAGSLFYLEFPPLFKNNANFKNSSPLFPAIKGDYACVNSPFFFDFGGTDADGDSLVYSLITPMQGYSDKTNPSIPARGSSAYPRLSWIDGVTVANIIPGPDPLKVNRSTGMLTVTAGSIGLYVFAVQVDEYRNGVKIGTLTRDFQLKVVDCPKMEPPKLLYKPKGKTTWYNENEIITIKKDDPNCFEVIVTDPTIHQMVRVNGRAVNNTKDYFSILPAEFRTTIANDTLKFEVCLEDCFVTYDNRPIRIDLIAEDESCPIPLTDTLSIFIRRESSGNNPPAVTTSLGADYVHVTAGVPINFTVFGKDPDKDKLTLSGRGRDFNMNDMGMTFAAASGTENVKQNFTWTPPCQAKKGDTLAVDFKVEDMRCEGNPMPVSRPVYFVVDESPNNPPAVKTSLPVQEITHLIGASEAISFDVFGTDPDTNLISLVAAGRGFDLKDAGMIFEGKSGVKTVTSPYSWSPECTLLAGESEQTFLVDFITQDKSCAAASDTTTVRIIVKDSEEQPFPEIPNVITPNGDSKNDCLVFQELPGDKCDDRFKDITIYNRWGKQVYYSNIRPNDWCPTDISGGYYYYLIQYTRRSYKGGLTILK
- a CDS encoding NAD(P)-dependent oxidoreductase translates to MKIALIGATGFVGSHILQELTARNHEVVAIVRNISRIPTDNNLVIPLSVNVLESSEVAAAVTGTDAVISAYNPGWTNPNIYTEFLDGSRSIQEGVKASGVTRLLVIGGAGSLEIKPGVQLIDTPKFPEAFKPGASAAREYLEIIKQETELDWTYLSPAIEMNPGTSGTRTGHYRTDLNKPVFNEAGHSTISVEDLAVAIVDEIEQSNHIKERFTVGY
- a CDS encoding SRPBCC domain-containing protein, with amino-acid sequence MNRKLIATTSMSIYASPSEVWKALIDPEIVRKYMYGAEVYSDWQVGSPITFTGEWEGKSYVDKGTILEIIPERVLSYSYWSPLSGTEDFEDNYMHVTYHVSEYDDETTLTITQDNLDSDEAVIKAEENWMNISKHIKRLLEEEHKHIL